The following proteins are co-located in the Fluviicola sp. genome:
- a CDS encoding LptF/LptG family permease has product MKRLTVFSIKSFAGPFVVTFFISMVMLIMQFTWVYIDDLMGKGLSVGVIIELMFYVSAGLIPLALPLAILLSSIMTLGNLAENNELTALKSSGLSLFRILRPLTQTVVLIAIATFFFSNYVIPVANLKWHTIIFDIQETKVGMLLTPGSYSKEIDGYAIKVKSGKDNTFYGITIHDYTDPNILKTVKADSGTVYKGDNGKYLLFHLSNGIVHEELQAQAPVFTNQGEPFHNGDFRPSRTTQFKAATYKMELMGFDMNKSDEELFKNDYEMLNVFQINEAKDSLQRKQDKILSDFGKTNLNNRPFSQSISFAKLPKTGPNNKLKDAKEIEHLQTVPSKIIKLSDLTKQERIAAVNAAIVSARGMMGNTNDQEQFVGAFKSNYDQFQIEFHRKFALSGAIIVLFFVGAPLGAIVRKGGFGAPVVIAALLFMVYFVLFSVGQNLAAESVLSPFWGMWLPTAVLIPIACILMVAAANDLKVFDKKLWRYILTLGRRR; this is encoded by the coding sequence TTGAAAAGACTCACTGTTTTTAGCATAAAATCCTTCGCAGGTCCGTTTGTAGTGACCTTCTTCATCTCGATGGTGATGCTGATCATGCAGTTTACCTGGGTCTACATCGATGATTTGATGGGAAAAGGATTGAGTGTCGGGGTGATTATTGAACTGATGTTTTACGTTTCCGCCGGATTGATTCCGCTGGCTCTTCCGCTGGCAATTCTCCTCAGTTCGATCATGACACTGGGAAACCTGGCAGAAAACAACGAGTTAACGGCCCTGAAATCTTCCGGGTTGTCGCTTTTCCGGATCCTGCGACCACTCACGCAAACAGTGGTATTGATTGCCATTGCAACCTTTTTCTTTTCGAATTACGTGATCCCGGTTGCCAACCTGAAATGGCATACCATAATTTTCGATATCCAGGAAACGAAAGTCGGCATGTTATTAACTCCCGGCTCCTACTCCAAAGAGATCGACGGCTATGCGATCAAGGTAAAATCCGGGAAAGACAATACGTTTTATGGCATTACGATCCACGATTACACCGATCCGAATATCCTGAAAACAGTGAAAGCTGATTCCGGAACGGTTTACAAAGGCGATAACGGGAAATACCTGCTCTTCCATCTTTCGAACGGGATTGTGCACGAAGAATTGCAGGCACAGGCACCGGTCTTCACCAACCAGGGCGAACCTTTTCACAACGGAGATTTCAGGCCGAGCAGGACTACGCAATTTAAGGCGGCTACTTACAAAATGGAACTAATGGGCTTCGACATGAACAAATCCGACGAAGAACTGTTCAAGAATGACTACGAAATGCTTAATGTATTCCAGATCAACGAAGCAAAAGATTCCCTGCAACGCAAGCAGGATAAAATACTCTCCGATTTCGGGAAAACGAACCTGAACAACAGGCCTTTCAGTCAATCCATCAGTTTTGCCAAACTGCCCAAAACCGGCCCGAACAACAAACTCAAGGATGCCAAAGAAATTGAACACCTGCAAACCGTTCCTTCGAAAATCATTAAGCTTTCGGATCTGACAAAACAAGAACGCATTGCAGCTGTAAATGCTGCGATCGTAAGTGCGCGGGGCATGATGGGAAACACCAATGACCAGGAACAATTTGTGGGTGCATTCAAAAGCAATTACGATCAGTTCCAGATCGAATTTCACCGCAAATTCGCACTTTCGGGAGCAATTATCGTCTTATTCTTCGTGGGAGCGCCCCTGGGTGCCATCGTGCGGAAAGGAGGATTCGGAGCGCCGGTGGTGATTGCCGCATTGCTTTTCATGGTTTACTTCGTCTTGTTCAGCGTGGGACAAAACCTGGCGGCAGAATCGGTCCTTTCTCCTTTCTGGGGAATGTGGCTTCCGACAGCAGTTTTAATCCCGATTGCCTGTATTCTAATGGTTGCTGCGGCCAATGACCTCAAAGTCTTTGACAAGAAATTGTGGCGTTACATCCTAACTTTAGGCAGAAGACGATGA
- a CDS encoding BatA domain-containing protein yields the protein MKWVYPEFLFALLVLVIPILIHLFHFRKYKTIYFSSIAFVKSVEQQQKNPRKIKHLLILLSRALAFACLVIAFAQPYFPKSDANKKDIQLIGVYIDNSFSMSRIGGQGELLAQAKELAGSIVDKAPRNTQYVLFTNELSGNEKQTLTKVKFVDQVAKVNYSPIYRSQEEILSYWNQWVEDAQKEGNIKTKPSLVYLSDFQKNNSTHLTKKFKSIASVSPLILAPQNTGNLYVDTIWFETPIQKLGSAQTLSIRVVNTGKEAVESAVVSVQIGKLKRDLFAELPANGADTVQLNYFNQEAGIAKGKIAINDKQMTQDDSFFFNYEVKKNSSVLIINGEDAVENVGIVFRLDDFYRIKEVSTNQASQENLDAVDLVVLNGLNQVPSNLSNELAAYHDEQGSILLIPGTNVSPSGWNALLDKLHLPAINGTQTVGLGIQKLNIKDPFFQGVFEGKPENISLPAVAKAYRLMSNSNTLSSNLINYQNGTPFFVKSTGRNNGYLFSTSLKPEFSTFTSNQLFSTLLLHVGNLSQRQNPYYLIIGSDGSYPLSNNAASENPVHLKQGQVDFIPVIFTKNKRAYLSIQGLEAIRILEAGNYSISQDGKVTGTLSTNYNRLESQTQESTPEEIKNAFEQAGIRVNSIQDGSNWNSASLLEIGESYDSWIWFVFFAGIFVLCEMALLIFYKK from the coding sequence ATGAAATGGGTCTATCCTGAATTTTTATTTGCCCTACTGGTTTTGGTCATTCCAATCCTCATTCACCTGTTCCATTTCCGCAAATACAAAACCATCTATTTTTCCAGCATTGCCTTTGTTAAATCGGTTGAACAGCAGCAGAAAAACCCGCGAAAAATCAAGCATTTACTGATTTTACTTTCGCGCGCCCTGGCTTTTGCCTGTTTGGTGATAGCCTTTGCTCAACCCTATTTTCCAAAATCGGATGCCAACAAAAAAGACATTCAGCTGATCGGCGTTTACATTGACAATTCCTTTTCCATGTCGCGCATCGGCGGACAAGGTGAATTATTGGCACAGGCAAAAGAATTGGCCGGTTCCATTGTGGATAAAGCTCCGAGAAATACGCAATATGTACTATTCACGAACGAATTAAGCGGGAACGAAAAACAGACACTGACGAAAGTTAAATTCGTGGACCAGGTTGCAAAAGTCAACTACTCTCCTATTTACCGTTCGCAGGAAGAGATTCTTTCGTATTGGAACCAATGGGTGGAAGATGCTCAGAAAGAGGGAAATATCAAAACGAAACCTTCCTTGGTTTATCTATCTGATTTTCAAAAAAATAATTCAACTCATTTAACTAAAAAATTTAAATCGATAGCAAGCGTTTCACCGCTAATTCTTGCTCCGCAAAACACCGGGAATCTCTACGTAGATACCATCTGGTTCGAAACTCCGATCCAAAAACTGGGATCTGCCCAAACACTTTCCATCCGTGTTGTCAACACCGGGAAAGAAGCGGTTGAATCGGCTGTGGTGAGTGTACAGATCGGGAAATTGAAACGCGACCTGTTTGCAGAATTACCGGCAAACGGCGCGGATACCGTACAATTGAACTATTTCAACCAGGAAGCCGGAATCGCCAAAGGAAAAATTGCGATCAACGACAAGCAAATGACGCAGGACGACTCGTTCTTTTTCAACTACGAAGTCAAGAAAAACAGTTCGGTGTTGATCATAAACGGCGAAGACGCGGTCGAAAATGTGGGAATTGTATTCAGATTGGATGATTTCTACCGAATCAAGGAAGTATCTACCAACCAGGCATCCCAGGAAAACCTGGACGCAGTTGACCTGGTAGTTTTAAACGGACTGAACCAGGTTCCCAGCAACCTGAGCAATGAACTGGCTGCTTATCACGACGAGCAGGGTTCCATCTTGCTGATTCCTGGAACAAATGTTTCACCTTCCGGCTGGAATGCTTTGCTGGATAAGCTGCATTTGCCAGCAATCAACGGAACACAGACCGTTGGACTCGGCATCCAGAAACTGAACATCAAGGATCCGTTCTTCCAGGGAGTTTTTGAAGGAAAACCCGAAAACATTTCACTTCCGGCAGTTGCCAAGGCTTACCGTTTGATGAGCAATTCCAATACACTTTCGAGCAACCTGATCAATTACCAGAACGGAACGCCTTTCTTCGTGAAAAGTACCGGCAGGAACAACGGGTATTTGTTTTCCACTTCCCTGAAGCCCGAATTCAGCACATTTACGAGCAATCAATTGTTCTCTACACTGTTGTTACACGTGGGGAACCTGAGCCAGCGCCAAAACCCGTATTACCTGATTATAGGTTCGGATGGCAGTTATCCGCTGAGCAACAATGCCGCCAGTGAAAACCCGGTTCACCTCAAGCAGGGACAAGTGGATTTTATCCCGGTGATTTTCACCAAAAACAAACGCGCTTACCTTTCCATACAGGGACTGGAAGCTATTCGTATCCTGGAAGCCGGAAATTACAGCATTTCACAGGATGGAAAAGTAACAGGAACACTTTCAACGAATTATAACCGCCTGGAATCACAAACCCAGGAATCTACTCCCGAAGAAATCAAAAACGCCTTCGAACAAGCCGGAATCCGTGTAAATTCAATACAAGACGGCTCCAATTGGAACAGCGCATCGCTGCTGGAAATCGGCGAGAGTTATGATAGTTGGATTTGGTTTGTTTTCTTTGCAGGAATATTCGTCCTGTGCGAAATGGCTTTACTAATTTTCTATAAGAAATAA
- a CDS encoding DUF4268 domain-containing protein: MFSKEEKKQLKIDFWNQFKVHMQKIRSSNGRRMNWLAYPSEVKDIYIRVDADEKGARLTFDIQGKDEGVRQILWEQLYELKIVLESEMGTDGIWIENASTPVVPVFNRILWERSDLNFYRPGDHPEIINFLADRLIHFDAFYQEFKDILINLAM; encoded by the coding sequence ATGTTTTCGAAGGAAGAAAAAAAGCAGCTGAAAATCGATTTTTGGAACCAATTCAAGGTCCATATGCAGAAAATCCGTTCCTCCAACGGACGCAGAATGAACTGGCTGGCTTATCCTTCCGAAGTGAAAGACATTTATATCCGTGTTGATGCGGATGAAAAAGGCGCTCGTTTAACCTTTGATATCCAGGGAAAAGACGAAGGTGTGCGCCAGATTTTGTGGGAACAGTTGTACGAACTGAAAATCGTCCTGGAAAGTGAAATGGGAACCGACGGCATCTGGATCGAAAATGCCAGTACTCCCGTTGTTCCGGTATTCAACCGCATTTTGTGGGAACGTTCCGACCTCAATTTTTACAGACCCGGAGATCACCCGGAAATAATAAACTTTTTAGCCGATCGTTTAATTCATTTTGATGCTTTCTACCAGGAATTCAAGGATATCTTGATAAATCTGGCAATGTAG
- a CDS encoding glycosyltransferase: MESKENILVIVSRFPYPLEKGDKLRAFYQLKELSKHFHVTLVCTTDIPVSKEHEQIVRQFCSQIHIFQLTKAGLILQLLKTLLGTKPMQVHYFYRKSIHRKIREIIAGLKPKHIYCQLIRVSEYVKNEHHIPKTLDYMDALSKGMERRIQTEAWYKKWFYRLESKRLKEYERRIFDYFEHKTIISEQDRKLIQHPENHRIVIVPNGIDESFFETLPIEKDYDLVFTGNFSYAPNIEAAVYLAEEILPRLHRKGIPCKLLLSGANPAKRVQELQSEFITVTGWVDDIRESYQRSRIFVAPLFIGTGLQNKLLEAMASGLPCITTPLSNNALGGVDGENILLAEDIESFVEKITEGLVIAGTFSSIARQGKYYIELLYSWEKQTLKLLQLLLLQSC, from the coding sequence TTGGAGTCTAAAGAAAACATCCTGGTTATCGTTTCCCGCTTTCCGTATCCTTTGGAAAAGGGCGATAAACTGAGGGCTTTCTACCAATTAAAGGAACTTTCCAAACACTTCCATGTCACACTGGTTTGCACCACGGATATTCCGGTTTCTAAGGAACACGAACAAATAGTGCGTCAGTTTTGTAGCCAGATTCACATTTTTCAACTGACCAAAGCCGGATTGATCCTTCAGCTTTTGAAGACGCTATTGGGAACAAAACCCATGCAGGTCCATTATTTCTACCGGAAATCCATTCACCGGAAAATCCGGGAGATTATTGCCGGATTGAAACCGAAGCACATTTATTGCCAGCTGATCCGTGTTTCCGAATATGTCAAAAACGAACACCACATACCGAAAACACTGGATTACATGGACGCTCTTTCCAAAGGAATGGAGCGCAGGATTCAAACCGAAGCGTGGTATAAAAAGTGGTTCTATCGCCTGGAAAGCAAGCGTTTGAAGGAATATGAACGCCGTATTTTCGATTACTTCGAGCACAAAACAATTATTTCCGAGCAGGACCGCAAACTCATCCAGCACCCGGAAAATCACCGGATTGTCATTGTTCCCAACGGAATCGACGAATCCTTTTTTGAAACCTTGCCGATCGAAAAAGATTACGACCTGGTTTTTACCGGGAATTTCTCCTACGCTCCGAATATTGAAGCGGCTGTTTACCTGGCTGAAGAAATCCTGCCGCGACTTCACCGAAAGGGAATTCCGTGTAAACTCCTGCTTTCAGGGGCGAATCCGGCAAAACGCGTGCAGGAACTGCAATCTGAGTTCATAACCGTTACCGGCTGGGTGGATGATATCCGGGAAAGTTATCAGCGTTCACGTATTTTTGTGGCACCTCTTTTCATAGGAACAGGACTCCAAAACAAGCTGCTGGAAGCTATGGCAAGCGGACTACCGTGTATTACTACTCCATTGTCTAACAATGCATTGGGAGGTGTGGACGGGGAAAACATCCTGTTGGCAGAAGATATCGAGTCCTTTGTCGAAAAAATAACCGAAGGTTTAGTTATAGCAGGTACTTTTAGTTCAATTGCAAGGCAAGGTAAATACTACATTGAACTACTCTATTCATGGGAAAAACAAACTTTAAAACTATTACAACTCTTACTTTTGCAATCCTGCTAA
- a CDS encoding TIGR02757 family protein gives MNKQQLIEYLDRKVVEYNKPDFIQSDPIQIPKQFSRKEDIEISAFLISTLAWGNRTAIIKSGQRLLEIMNFKPYEYVLNYEEQKHTFVHRTFNSDDLNAFFVSLQKIYQNGGLEKAFGLHPEIPGVQGRIVSFRNAFTQEPFPDRTHKHLANPLKGSSAKRINMFLRWMVRKDESGVDFGIWETIPMSELHLPLDVHTGNVARKLGILTRTQNDWKSVAEIQEQLVQFDPEDPCKYDFALFGLGVFEGVK, from the coding sequence ATGAATAAACAGCAACTCATTGAATACCTGGACAGAAAGGTCGTAGAATACAACAAACCCGATTTTATCCAGTCGGACCCGATCCAAATCCCGAAGCAATTTTCCAGGAAGGAAGACATTGAGATCAGCGCATTTTTAATTTCAACGCTTGCCTGGGGAAACCGCACGGCTATTATCAAAAGCGGTCAGCGCTTGCTGGAAATCATGAACTTTAAGCCATACGAATACGTCCTGAATTACGAAGAACAAAAACACACTTTCGTTCACCGCACATTCAACAGCGACGATCTGAACGCTTTTTTTGTTTCGTTGCAAAAAATCTATCAAAACGGCGGATTGGAAAAGGCTTTCGGCCTTCATCCGGAAATTCCGGGAGTCCAGGGTCGGATTGTTTCGTTCCGGAATGCATTCACACAGGAACCATTTCCCGACAGAACACACAAACACCTGGCAAATCCGTTGAAAGGCTCTTCTGCCAAACGCATCAATATGTTTTTGCGATGGATGGTACGAAAAGACGAATCCGGGGTAGATTTCGGGATCTGGGAAACCATCCCGATGTCGGAGCTTCACCTGCCTTTAGATGTTCATACCGGGAATGTGGCCCGCAAACTGGGAATTCTGACCCGCACACAAAACGATTGGAAAAGCGTAGCGGAAATCCAGGAACAACTGGTACAATTCGATCCGGAAGATCCTTGTAAATACGACTTTGCGCTGTTTGGCCTGGGCGTTTTTGAGGGAGTGAAGTGA
- a CDS encoding bifunctional 3,4-dihydroxy-2-butanone-4-phosphate synthase/GTP cyclohydrolase II, whose product MSGQLNTIEEAIEDIKAGKVIIVVDDEDRENEGDFIAAAEMVTPEMINFMATHGRGLICTPLTESRCNELELNLMVTNNTVLHETQFTVSVDLIGHGCTTGISVFDRAKTIKALVSDDTRPEDLGRPGHIFPLRAKKGGVLQRTGHTEAAVDLARLAGFKPAGILVEILNEDGSMSRLPQLFEIAKKFDLKLISIADLIAYRMKHESLISREVEVEMPTEHGDFKLVAFSVKSNGQEHLALIKGSWEPNEPVLVRMHSSCLTGDIFGSCRCDCGPQLHHSMKMIEAEGKGAIVYLNQEGRGIGLLNKLKAYKLQEEGYDTVEANLKLGFKSDEREYGIGAQILHDLGISKIRLMSNNPKKRTGLIGYGLEIVENVAIEVGRNAHNESYLKTKATKMGHSLKLDK is encoded by the coding sequence ATGTCAGGACAATTAAATACAATCGAAGAAGCAATTGAAGATATAAAAGCAGGAAAAGTTATCATTGTTGTAGATGATGAAGATCGCGAAAATGAAGGAGACTTTATAGCAGCAGCTGAAATGGTTACTCCCGAAATGATCAACTTCATGGCAACACACGGAAGAGGATTAATCTGTACTCCGTTAACCGAATCCAGATGTAACGAATTGGAATTGAACCTCATGGTTACCAACAACACCGTACTTCACGAAACACAATTTACAGTTTCCGTTGACTTAATCGGTCACGGATGTACTACCGGAATCTCTGTTTTCGACCGTGCAAAAACGATCAAAGCATTGGTATCCGATGATACAAGGCCGGAAGATTTAGGTCGTCCGGGACACATTTTCCCATTAAGAGCGAAAAAAGGCGGCGTATTGCAGCGCACCGGTCACACGGAAGCAGCTGTTGATTTGGCCCGTTTGGCTGGGTTCAAACCTGCCGGAATCTTAGTAGAAATCCTGAATGAAGACGGTTCCATGTCGCGTTTGCCTCAATTGTTTGAGATCGCGAAGAAGTTCGACCTGAAACTGATCTCAATCGCCGATCTGATCGCTTACCGCATGAAGCACGAATCATTGATTTCCCGTGAAGTGGAAGTAGAAATGCCTACCGAGCACGGAGATTTCAAATTGGTTGCTTTCTCGGTAAAATCAAACGGACAAGAGCATTTGGCTTTGATCAAAGGAAGCTGGGAACCGAATGAACCGGTTTTGGTACGCATGCACTCATCATGTCTGACAGGTGATATTTTCGGTTCATGCCGCTGTGATTGCGGTCCGCAGTTGCATCACTCCATGAAGATGATCGAAGCTGAAGGAAAAGGAGCAATCGTTTATTTGAACCAGGAAGGACGAGGAATCGGACTTTTGAATAAATTAAAAGCATACAAATTACAGGAAGAAGGATACGACACCGTAGAAGCAAACCTGAAATTAGGGTTCAAATCCGACGAACGCGAATATGGTATCGGAGCTCAAATCCTGCACGACCTGGGAATTTCAAAAATCCGCCTGATGTCCAACAACCCGAAAAAACGTACCGGTCTGATCGGTTACGGATTGGAAATCGTGGAAAATGTAGCGATTGAGGTTGGGCGCAATGCTCATAATGAGAGTTATTTGAAGACCAAGGCTACGAAAATGGGGCATTCTTTAAAACTGGATAAATAA
- a CDS encoding DUF6265 family protein: MLHSCSDRSNLPEWIHGNWITSLDNETIHENWKVQRKCISGENYMHYENKFQKEFLRIFEKNNTLHYQIVIEKDTLVFTCKDYRDADTLTFVNNRNPFPKRINYVRPVANKMSVWIENVKNDPNGIFFTFKKMK; this comes from the coding sequence ATGCTTCATTCCTGTTCGGACAGAAGCAACTTGCCGGAATGGATTCATGGAAACTGGATCACTTCCCTGGACAATGAAACCATTCATGAAAACTGGAAAGTCCAGCGTAAATGTATTTCGGGTGAAAACTACATGCATTACGAAAACAAATTCCAGAAAGAATTTCTCCGGATCTTTGAAAAAAACAATACACTGCACTACCAAATCGTCATCGAAAAAGACACCCTGGTTTTTACCTGCAAAGACTACCGCGATGCCGACACATTAACATTTGTGAATAACCGGAATCCCTTTCCCAAACGCATCAATTACGTAAGGCCGGTAGCCAACAAAATGTCCGTTTGGATTGAAAACGTGAAAAACGATCCGAATGGTATCTTCTTTACATTTAAAAAAATGAAATAG
- a CDS encoding choice-of-anchor J domain-containing protein has product MLKQIALISSVFLSALSVNAQTTILDQEFQHGIPASWTTVKNDSYTEQEPQFLSQAAWIAVPDPLNPTDTVAAATSWFTVSQKASRWLISPPVTIGTYGNYLKWNARSMDPSYPDTYQVLISVTDTQLSSFIDTLSRVEFEWEEWTQHEVNMSELGYSANETVHIAFVLETQGGYNLFVDSVNIRKDDPLALQEQSLQPDVTIYPNPTSSSIHFSHANLKQVAIYNTAGTLIYSQEKATPIAMDGFEQGMYLVRMTANNGQVITKRVQKI; this is encoded by the coding sequence ATGTTAAAACAAATTGCCCTTATTTCGAGCGTTTTCCTTTCAGCGCTGTCAGTGAATGCTCAAACAACCATTCTGGATCAGGAATTTCAACACGGAATTCCGGCAAGCTGGACAACCGTTAAAAATGATTCGTATACGGAACAGGAACCGCAATTTCTATCGCAAGCTGCCTGGATAGCTGTTCCGGACCCCTTGAATCCTACAGATACGGTTGCTGCTGCAACATCCTGGTTTACGGTTTCGCAAAAAGCAAGCCGCTGGCTGATCTCCCCTCCTGTTACGATCGGAACTTACGGAAATTACCTGAAATGGAATGCCAGATCCATGGATCCAAGCTATCCGGATACTTACCAGGTATTGATCTCCGTGACAGATACCCAGCTTTCCAGCTTTATCGATACGCTTTCACGGGTGGAATTCGAATGGGAAGAATGGACCCAGCACGAAGTAAATATGAGTGAATTGGGCTACAGCGCGAATGAAACGGTTCACATTGCATTCGTTTTGGAAACCCAGGGCGGTTACAATTTGTTTGTGGACAGTGTGAACATCCGCAAAGACGATCCTTTGGCATTACAGGAACAATCCCTTCAACCGGATGTGACTATTTATCCGAATCCGACAAGCAGCAGCATTCATTTTTCCCATGCAAATCTGAAGCAGGTTGCTATTTACAATACGGCAGGAACCCTGATCTATTCCCAGGAAAAAGCAACTCCGATCGCTATGGACGGTTTTGAACAAGGAATGTATCTGGTACGAATGACTGCAAACAACGGGCAAGTGATCACCAAACGCGTCCAGAAGATCTAA
- a CDS encoding glycosyltransferase family 4 protein — translation MRILYIAPKSPAPIIDGGCFAMMECLKGLSRIAEVDGIIFATHKHPYTKESERILGQYLKKQTVVPIDTELKATSALVNFLRRKNYNLSRFRSEKLYHELAKTLSEKYDYIVCDSLFAAAQLSHFDFKELAPVIIRSHNIESEIWRLHASLETSVLKRFYLRNLEKTLRKEEIEILDKAATIWAISGEDQEWIIKHTRQKNAVVLPVSVTLNPEIQPDYTNRGFFHLGSMDWKPNQEAVNHLVKKIWSNPKVSEFTLKIAGSKSEHFGFLATNSIEVVGWVKDSNQFMAKSGTLVTPIQSGSGIRIKLLEAMALGVPCITTKLGAAGIDISESGIQIADTQEAFIDCILKFHENEAFRQEVGKKSRDYISKVHSFDTCIALMKNTFGV, via the coding sequence ATGAGAATTCTCTACATCGCGCCCAAATCCCCTGCCCCGATTATCGACGGCGGATGTTTTGCAATGATGGAATGCCTCAAAGGACTGAGCCGGATAGCAGAAGTGGACGGAATCATCTTTGCCACGCACAAACATCCGTATACAAAGGAATCCGAGCGCATATTGGGCCAATACCTGAAAAAACAAACGGTTGTTCCGATAGATACGGAACTCAAAGCCACCAGTGCACTCGTTAATTTCCTGCGTCGCAAGAATTACAACCTTTCCCGGTTCAGATCGGAGAAGTTGTACCACGAACTGGCTAAAACACTCAGCGAAAAATACGATTACATTGTTTGTGACAGCTTGTTTGCAGCCGCTCAGCTCAGTCATTTCGATTTTAAGGAACTGGCCCCGGTCATTATCCGTTCCCACAACATCGAATCAGAGATCTGGAGATTACACGCCAGCCTGGAAACATCCGTTCTGAAACGTTTTTACCTGCGAAACCTGGAGAAAACGCTGCGCAAGGAAGAAATTGAAATCCTCGATAAAGCAGCAACAATCTGGGCTATTTCCGGCGAAGACCAGGAATGGATAATCAAACACACCCGGCAAAAAAACGCCGTTGTACTACCGGTTTCCGTTACCTTAAACCCGGAGATTCAACCCGATTACACCAACCGCGGATTTTTCCATTTGGGGTCGATGGACTGGAAACCCAACCAGGAAGCAGTCAATCATTTGGTGAAAAAGATCTGGAGTAATCCGAAAGTATCCGAATTTACCTTGAAAATTGCCGGTTCCAAAAGTGAACACTTCGGTTTCCTGGCTACCAATTCCATTGAAGTAGTTGGCTGGGTCAAAGACAGTAATCAATTCATGGCCAAATCCGGAACGCTGGTCACTCCTATTCAATCCGGAAGCGGAATTCGCATCAAGCTGCTCGAAGCCATGGCGCTTGGAGTTCCGTGCATTACTACCAAACTGGGAGCTGCAGGAATTGACATTTCTGAATCCGGGATACAAATCGCTGATACCCAGGAAGCATTCATTGATTGTATTCTCAAATTCCACGAAAACGAAGCATTCCGGCAAGAAGTCGGGAAAAAATCGCGCGATTATATCTCAAAAGTTCATAGTTTTGACACTTGTATCGCATTAATGAAAAATACGTTTGGAGTCTAA
- a CDS encoding ABC transporter ATP-binding protein, with amino-acid sequence MLVAKGIQKKYGQLDVLKGIDLEIQSGEIVSIVGSSGAGKTTLLQILGTLDKPDSGSLTLNGVNPFSLNSKGLAEFRNQKIGFVFQFHQLLPEFTALENVVMPALIGGNGMNESKERAKQLLDKLGLSSRENHQPSALSGGEQQRVAVARALMNEPDIIFADEPSGNLDSKNAAELHQLFFDLRKEFGQTFVIVTHNNQLAEMADRSIVMADGSLK; translated from the coding sequence ATGCTTGTAGCAAAGGGAATCCAAAAAAAATACGGACAATTAGATGTATTGAAAGGAATCGACCTGGAAATCCAATCCGGGGAAATCGTTTCAATTGTCGGATCTTCGGGAGCAGGAAAAACAACCCTGCTCCAGATTTTGGGTACTCTTGACAAGCCTGATTCCGGAAGTTTAACCCTGAACGGAGTAAACCCGTTTTCCCTGAACTCAAAAGGTTTGGCGGAATTCAGGAACCAGAAAATCGGGTTTGTATTCCAGTTCCATCAATTATTACCGGAGTTTACCGCTTTGGAAAACGTGGTCATGCCGGCTTTGATCGGCGGAAACGGAATGAACGAATCCAAAGAACGCGCAAAACAGCTGCTGGACAAATTAGGCTTAAGCAGCCGGGAAAATCACCAGCCCTCTGCCCTATCCGGCGGAGAACAACAGCGCGTAGCTGTTGCTCGGGCGCTCATGAACGAACCGGATATTATTTTTGCAGATGAACCTTCCGGGAACTTGGATTCAAAGAATGCGGCAGAATTGCACCAGTTGTTTTTCGACCTGCGCAAAGAATTCGGTCAAACTTTTGTGATCGTAACACACAACAACCAGCTGGCAGAAATGGCCGACAGAAGTATTGTGATGGCTGACGGTTCACTGAAATAA